A window of the Lactobacillus amylovorus DSM 20531 genome harbors these coding sequences:
- a CDS encoding family 1 glycosylhydrolase, whose protein sequence is MAFNKEFTWGGATAANQYEGGYDEGGKGLNAVDVLTNGSATEPRKVTWKKPNGETGATPLVWGQDFKLPDGAVPTMLDGYYYPSHQGTDFYHHYKEDIKLMAEMGFDVFRLSMNWSRILPNGDDDKPNKEGLAFYDKVFDECAKYGIEPLVTLSHYETPLSLITRFGGWKDRHLIDAFVHYSDIVMNHYKGKVRYWLTFNEINAMDMAPYIGGGLIDGSEQNRAQGAHNQFVASAKVVKLAHEIDPNNRVGQMLAYSAYYPYTCDPKDQIKVMEAKQEMLFFSDVQTGGRYPDYRLKQYERDGIKLDDTPEDYELIAKYPADFLSFSCYTSNVLTTHEADAKASGNVTAGGVKNPYLESNAWGWATDPDVLRIALNDLWDRYHKPLWVVENGLGSADTIEKDGSVHDDYRINYLRDQIKSMRDAVTIDGVDLMGYTTWSAIDLVSNGTGEMKKRYGFVYVDRDDRGHGSLKRYPKDSFYWYKKVIASNGEDLD, encoded by the coding sequence ATGGCATTTAATAAAGAATTTACTTGGGGCGGTGCTACTGCCGCTAACCAATACGAAGGCGGCTACGATGAAGGCGGCAAAGGTTTAAACGCCGTTGATGTTTTAACTAACGGTTCAGCAACTGAACCGCGTAAGGTTACTTGGAAGAAGCCTAATGGAGAAACCGGTGCTACTCCACTTGTCTGGGGTCAAGACTTCAAATTACCTGATGGTGCAGTACCAACGATGCTTGATGGTTACTATTACCCTAGCCACCAAGGAACTGACTTCTACCACCATTACAAAGAAGATATCAAACTAATGGCAGAAATGGGCTTTGACGTATTCAGACTTTCAATGAACTGGTCAAGAATTTTGCCAAATGGCGATGATGACAAGCCTAATAAAGAAGGATTAGCATTTTACGACAAAGTTTTCGACGAATGTGCTAAATATGGTATCGAACCATTAGTTACACTTTCTCACTACGAAACTCCCCTTTCCTTGATTACTCGCTTTGGTGGTTGGAAAGATCGACATTTAATCGACGCCTTCGTTCACTACTCAGATATCGTAATGAATCATTACAAAGGTAAAGTTAGATATTGGCTTACCTTTAATGAAATTAACGCCATGGATATGGCTCCATATATAGGTGGTGGTTTAATTGATGGTAGTGAGCAAAACCGTGCTCAAGGTGCTCACAACCAATTTGTAGCAAGTGCTAAAGTAGTTAAATTAGCTCATGAAATCGATCCTAACAACCGTGTAGGACAAATGCTGGCCTACTCCGCTTACTACCCATACACCTGCGATCCTAAAGATCAAATCAAAGTAATGGAAGCTAAACAAGAAATGCTCTTCTTCAGCGACGTTCAAACTGGCGGCCGCTACCCTGACTATCGTCTCAAGCAATATGAACGAGATGGCATTAAACTTGATGATACTCCAGAAGATTATGAATTAATTGCTAAATACCCTGCTGACTTCTTAAGCTTCTCCTGCTACACTTCTAATGTTTTAACTACACATGAAGCTGACGCTAAAGCATCAGGTAACGTTACCGCAGGTGGCGTTAAGAACCCATATCTTGAGAGTAATGCTTGGGGTTGGGCAACTGACCCAGATGTGTTAAGAATTGCCTTAAACGATCTCTGGGACCGCTATCACAAACCATTATGGGTTGTTGAAAATGGTCTTGGTTCAGCTGATACAATTGAAAAAGATGGTTCAGTCCATGATGATTACCGTATCAACTACTTACGTGATCAAATTAAATCAATGCGCGATGCAGTTACTATCGATGGCGTAGATTTGATGGGTTACACTACTTGGTCAGCAATCGACCTAGTATCAAATGGTACCGGTGAAATGAAGAAACGTTACGGCTTTGTTTATGTTGATCGTGATGATCGTGGCCATGGCTCACTCAAGCGCTACCCTAAGGATTCATTCTATTGGTACAAGAAAGTCATCGCTTCTAACGGTGAAGATTTAGATTAA
- a CDS encoding AraC family ligand binding domain-containing protein has protein sequence MIKQAVLDKLSALTEIEKEKPETSQFGNDLSHYTLIKTVDKRVVNKRLLSHHSIYLSKHNRFAPYPLHSHQFVEINYMLKGECDELVEDEPIHLKEGNVLMMDIGCHHSISTLHQNDLMINLIFNNKNISFKFWDETHKKDSFIYQYIFADCKIKLNTLEK, from the coding sequence ATGATTAAACAAGCGGTATTAGATAAATTATCTGCTTTAACCGAAATCGAAAAAGAGAAGCCAGAAACCAGTCAGTTCGGAAATGATCTTTCGCATTATACATTAATTAAAACGGTCGACAAACGTGTCGTTAATAAACGACTTTTAAGTCACCACTCTATTTACCTAAGCAAACACAATCGCTTTGCTCCGTATCCTCTTCATAGTCATCAATTCGTTGAAATCAACTACATGCTTAAAGGTGAATGTGATGAATTAGTTGAAGACGAACCAATTCATTTAAAAGAAGGAAACGTTTTAATGATGGATATCGGCTGTCATCATAGCATTAGTACACTTCATCAAAATGATTTAATGATTAATTTGATCTTTAATAATAAAAATATTTCCTTTAAATTCTGGGATGAAACCCACAAAAAGGATAGCTTCATTTATCAATACATTTTCGCCGATTGTAAAATCAAATTGAACACTTTAGAAAAATAA
- a CDS encoding CsbD family protein: MTKAKSGLKDKIIGKAKEVEGKITDNKLREAEGKAQQAKGKLKDKAAKVKKDIQEKD; encoded by the coding sequence ATGACTAAAGCAAAAAGTGGCCTAAAAGACAAGATTATCGGCAAGGCCAAAGAAGTTGAAGGTAAAATTACTGACAACAAACTTCGTGAAGCCGAAGGCAAAGCCCAACAAGCTAAAGGCAAGCTTAAGGACAAAGCCGCTAAAGTTAAAAAAGACATACAAGAAAAGGACTGA
- a CDS encoding GntR family transcriptional regulator translates to MSRYQEIANDIEKDIIEKKYTKRLPEQFDLAQKYNTSRVTIVHALKILQDKKLIKTVKGHGTFITTKSIPDIFLNSGVNEHNGFTRHVNSAAFHLVSHVIAFNIRKPSADECKALNLGKNDDVYDIIRQRVLNGKPAKLEYTVMPVKRIPGITLDILHKSVYSYIQNDLGLKIGKDNRVITAEKSDAYDMKYLDCLRDDPVLCIHQKAFLDDGRPFELSETRNRYDRGALTVNGD, encoded by the coding sequence TTGAGCCGCTATCAAGAAATCGCTAATGATATAGAAAAAGATATTATTGAGAAAAAATACACCAAAAGATTGCCTGAACAATTTGACCTTGCTCAGAAATACAACACCAGTCGAGTGACGATTGTTCATGCGCTTAAGATTTTGCAAGATAAAAAATTAATTAAGACCGTTAAAGGTCATGGTACATTTATTACAACAAAATCAATTCCTGATATTTTCCTAAATTCTGGTGTTAATGAACACAATGGTTTTACTAGACACGTTAATAGTGCTGCATTCCATCTTGTGAGTCATGTCATTGCCTTTAATATTAGAAAACCTAGTGCCGATGAATGCAAAGCTTTAAACTTAGGCAAAAACGATGATGTCTATGATATTATTCGCCAACGTGTTTTAAATGGAAAACCTGCCAAACTTGAATATACTGTAATGCCAGTTAAACGGATCCCTGGCATTACACTTGATATCTTGCATAAATCAGTCTATTCATATATTCAGAATGATCTTGGCTTGAAGATTGGTAAGGATAATCGAGTTATCACTGCCGAAAAATCTGATGCCTACGATATGAAATATTTAGATTGCCTGCGTGATGATCCTGTTCTCTGCATTCATCAAAAAGCATTCCTAGATGATGGTCGCCCATTTGAATTATCAGAGACGCGTAATCGTTACGACCGTGGGGCCTTGACCGTCAATGGAGATTAA
- a CDS encoding PTS lactose/cellobiose transporter subunit IIA, whose product MAEEKQTPEQKEQETLMAAMGLIANGGNAKSLAFEAIRLAKKGDIDGAREKLKESDKSLLEAHNSQTNMLTKEAQGDHMHVTLLVVHSQDHLMNAITFRDLAGEMVDLYEKLYKSGSLKKED is encoded by the coding sequence ATGGCAGAAGAAAAACAAACTCCAGAGCAAAAAGAACAAGAAACTTTGATGGCTGCTATGGGCCTTATTGCTAACGGGGGAAACGCAAAAAGCTTAGCATTCGAAGCAATTCGTCTTGCAAAGAAGGGCGATATTGACGGAGCACGCGAGAAACTTAAGGAAAGTGACAAGTCACTTCTTGAAGCACATAACTCACAAACTAATATGCTTACTAAAGAAGCTCAAGGTGACCACATGCACGTTACTTTGCTTGTAGTTCACTCACAAGACCACTTAATGAACGCAATCACCTTTAGAGATTTGGCTGGAGAAATGGTTGATCTTTATGAAAAGCTATATAAGTCTGGTTCTCTTAAAAAAGAAGATTAG
- a CDS encoding 6-phospho-beta-glucosidase, which yields MYSAKMPKNFLWGGAVAAHQLEGAWKESGKGTSVADVMTVGSATKPREITDGVLPGKNYPNHSAIDFYHHYKEDIKLMAEMGFRAFRTSIAWTRIFPNGDEKEPNEEGLKFYDDLFDTCHEYGIEPVITLSHFEMPFNLAKNYGGFTNRKVIDFFVRFAEVCFKRYKNKVKYWMTFNEIDNQSAFNNDFLMATNSGILFKDGMTDKDKEAAMYQAGHYELVASALAVKIGHKINPNFKIGCMINYSPVRPLTPSSDDVLLADKWEQRRDWFSDVHVFGEYPNAVEAYIERNGYRPDITDEDRIVLKEGTVDYVGFSYYQTTTVSSEKVKPDDLTDLAKAVAKNPTLMRSDWGWEIDPEGLRIALNQLQDRYHKPLFIVENGLGAYDKVEADGSIHDDYRIDYLRNHISEMEKAVELDGVDLMGYLPWGCIDLVSAGTGQMDKRYGFIYVDKNDAGEGTLKRSRKDSFFWYKKVIESNGKDLD from the coding sequence ATGTATTCAGCAAAAATGCCAAAGAACTTTTTATGGGGTGGTGCCGTAGCTGCTCACCAACTTGAAGGTGCTTGGAAAGAAAGCGGCAAAGGTACTTCTGTTGCCGATGTTATGACTGTTGGTTCTGCCACCAAGCCACGTGAAATTACCGATGGCGTACTTCCTGGCAAGAACTACCCTAACCACTCAGCAATTGATTTCTATCACCACTATAAGGAAGATATCAAGTTAATGGCTGAAATGGGCTTCAGGGCTTTCAGAACTTCAATTGCTTGGACTAGAATTTTCCCTAATGGTGATGAAAAAGAACCAAATGAAGAAGGTTTAAAGTTCTATGACGATTTATTTGATACTTGTCATGAATACGGCATTGAACCTGTAATTACCCTCTCCCACTTTGAAATGCCATTTAACTTGGCTAAGAATTATGGTGGTTTTACTAACCGTAAAGTGATCGACTTCTTCGTTCGTTTCGCTGAAGTTTGCTTCAAGCGTTACAAGAACAAGGTTAAGTACTGGATGACTTTCAATGAAATTGATAACCAATCAGCATTTAACAACGACTTCTTAATGGCTACCAACTCCGGTATTTTATTCAAAGATGGCATGACTGATAAAGACAAAGAAGCAGCTATGTACCAAGCGGGTCACTATGAACTTGTTGCTTCTGCATTAGCAGTTAAGATCGGTCACAAGATCAACCCTAACTTTAAGATCGGTTGTATGATCAACTATTCACCAGTTCGTCCACTTACTCCATCAAGTGATGATGTATTGCTTGCTGACAAGTGGGAACAACGTCGTGACTGGTTCTCAGACGTTCATGTCTTTGGTGAATATCCAAATGCTGTTGAAGCTTACATTGAAAGAAATGGCTATCGTCCAGACATTACTGATGAAGACAGAATTGTCTTAAAGGAAGGTACTGTTGACTACGTAGGCTTCTCTTACTACCAAACTACTACTGTTTCAAGCGAAAAGGTCAAGCCAGATGATTTAACTGACTTGGCTAAAGCAGTTGCTAAGAACCCTACTTTGATGCGCAGTGATTGGGGTTGGGAAATTGACCCTGAAGGTCTTAGAATTGCTTTGAACCAATTGCAAGATCGCTACCACAAGCCATTGTTCATCGTTGAAAATGGTCTTGGTGCTTACGACAAGGTTGAAGCAGATGGTTCAATTCACGATGATTACAGAATTGACTACTTGAGAAACCACATCTCTGAAATGGAAAAGGCAGTTGAACTCGATGGTGTTGACTTGATGGGTTACCTTCCATGGGGATGCATCGACTTAGTTTCTGCCGGTACCGGTCAAATGGACAAACGTTACGGCTTCATCTACGTTGATAAGAACGACGCTGGTGAAGGTACTTTGAAGCGTTCACGCAAGGATTCATTCTTCTGGTACAAGAAGGTCATTGAATCAAACGGTAAAGATTTAGACTAA
- a CDS encoding PTS sugar transporter subunit IIB, which produces MAEQTIMLNCAAGMSTSLLVTKMQAAAKEEGIDAEIFACPASEADEKMEQQQIDCVLLGPQVSYMKADFENKVKGKGKDGKDIPLDVINMQDYGMMNGKNVLAQAEKLIKG; this is translated from the coding sequence ATGGCTGAACAAACTATCATGTTAAACTGTGCTGCTGGTATGAGTACATCACTTTTAGTAACTAAGATGCAAGCTGCTGCTAAAGAAGAAGGCATTGACGCAGAAATCTTTGCATGTCCTGCTTCAGAAGCTGACGAAAAGATGGAACAACAACAAATTGACTGTGTTCTTCTTGGACCTCAAGTAAGTTACATGAAGGCTGACTTTGAAAACAAAGTTAAAGGCAAGGGTAAAGACGGCAAGGACATTCCTTTGGACGTTATTAACATGCAAGACTACGGCATGATGAACGGTAAGAACGTTTTGGCTCAAGCTGAAAAATTAATTAAGGGCTAA
- a CDS encoding GlsB/YeaQ/YmgE family stress response membrane protein → MLHWLWALIVGGVIGLIAGAITGKGKSMGWIANILAGLIGSSLGELLLGNWGPQVAGMAIIPSIVGAVILVLIVSLFLSKLNHKHS, encoded by the coding sequence ATGTTACATTGGCTATGGGCATTAATTGTTGGTGGTGTGATTGGTTTAATTGCTGGTGCTATTACCGGTAAGGGCAAATCAATGGGATGGATTGCTAATATTTTAGCTGGTCTGATCGGTTCATCACTTGGCGAATTATTACTTGGCAATTGGGGACCACAAGTAGCTGGAATGGCGATTATTCCATCTATTGTAGGAGCAGTTATCTTAGTATTAATTGTTTCTCTATTTTTAAGTAAACTTAACCACAAACATTCTTAA
- a CDS encoding DUF3284 domain-containing protein: MITISKQYSFKAMDFFDYLDHQLITSIKQARNNNMPVTLQSGTEYEQSGAKVKITEYERGKVYAAHFVSDRFDIIIKYVTEDNDQGVKITFSEEMLHFEREKHGKLQTMFYNWQLKMGANKELKRMADNVYANMAA; encoded by the coding sequence TTGATTACTATTTCTAAACAATACAGTTTTAAGGCTATGGATTTCTTTGATTACCTTGATCATCAATTGATCACCAGCATTAAGCAAGCTCGCAACAACAATATGCCTGTTACCTTGCAATCTGGTACTGAGTATGAACAATCAGGAGCTAAGGTAAAGATCACAGAATACGAGAGAGGCAAGGTATATGCCGCTCACTTCGTTTCTGACCGCTTCGATATCATTATCAAGTATGTAACTGAAGACAACGATCAAGGCGTTAAGATCACCTTCAGCGAGGAAATGCTTCACTTCGAACGTGAGAAACATGGCAAACTGCAAACCATGTTTTACAATTGGCAACTTAAAATGGGCGCCAACAAGGAATTAAAACGAATGGCTGACAACGTTTATGCCAATATGGCTGCTTAG
- a CDS encoding helix-turn-helix domain-containing protein codes for MSSLIKKISGQTFIELRTRKRLEQAKYLLTSSDYSIAEICDLVGIHNLNSFYTKFKKQYHIMPSDYRKKNYLDDHFL; via the coding sequence TTGAGCAGTTTGATTAAGAAAATATCTGGGCAAACTTTTATCGAACTAAGAACCAGAAAAAGATTGGAACAAGCCAAATATTTATTGACCTCTAGTGACTACTCCATTGCGGAAATTTGCGACCTAGTTGGTATTCATAATTTAAACTCTTTTTATACCAAGTTTAAAAAGCAATATCATATTATGCCTAGTGATTATCGAAAAAAGAATTATTTGGATGATCATTTTCTCTGA
- a CDS encoding PTS cellobiose transporter subunit IIA, whose amino-acid sequence MNKEEVEKTKIEVARKKHQDSIKYMYFSRYLMIRYVVTIFFFTNLMWLIISASYGSVVGMILTLAMGIYSAVASFEQLSKMHNRKRDIPITRIYLYVQMAFNVVLAVLIFTPVCKTIFPFAINNFSICN is encoded by the coding sequence ATGAATAAAGAAGAAGTCGAAAAGACAAAAATTGAAGTGGCTCGTAAAAAACATCAAGATAGTATCAAGTACATGTATTTCAGTCGCTATTTAATGATTAGGTATGTAGTGACTATCTTTTTCTTTACTAACTTGATGTGGCTGATTATCAGTGCTTCATATGGTAGCGTAGTGGGCATGATTTTAACTCTAGCAATGGGAATTTATTCAGCGGTTGCTAGTTTTGAACAATTATCTAAGATGCATAATCGTAAAAGAGATATTCCGATTACTAGGATTTATCTCTATGTGCAGATGGCATTCAATGTTGTTTTAGCTGTTTTAATATTTACACCTGTTTGCAAAACAATTTTTCCATTTGCAATTAATAATTTTTCCATTTGCAATTAA
- a CDS encoding DNA alkylation repair protein yields the protein MNIEDLKKNFEKRANEDNAIQMAKYLRNQFVFYGLKSPARRDAYHQILKDEKKKKQIDWNLLDQAWNDKHREMQYFVCDYLLAMEKYVSYDDLFKIEHYVRTKQWWDTIDSLMKLYGYVGLKDQRVDQLMLDWSKDPDKWVRRVAIEHQLLRKDKMNTALLSQILENNLESDDFFINKAIGWALRDYSKTNPEWVGDFIDGNYNHLAKLSITEGSKYLKKNDL from the coding sequence ATGAATATTGAAGACTTAAAAAAGAATTTTGAAAAGAGAGCAAACGAAGATAATGCAATTCAGATGGCTAAATATTTGCGCAATCAATTTGTCTTTTATGGGTTGAAATCACCTGCGCGTAGGGATGCATATCACCAAATTTTAAAAGATGAAAAAAAGAAAAAGCAGATCGATTGGAATTTACTTGATCAAGCGTGGAATGATAAGCATCGTGAAATGCAATATTTTGTTTGTGATTATTTGCTTGCAATGGAGAAATATGTCAGCTATGATGATTTATTTAAAATAGAGCATTACGTTCGAACTAAGCAGTGGTGGGACACAATTGACAGTTTAATGAAGCTCTATGGTTATGTAGGATTAAAGGATCAACGAGTAGATCAATTAATGCTTGATTGGTCAAAGGATCCTGACAAGTGGGTAAGACGAGTTGCGATTGAACATCAATTGCTTAGAAAAGATAAGATGAATACTGCTTTACTTAGTCAAATCCTTGAAAATAATCTTGAAAGTGACGATTTTTTCATTAATAAAGCAATTGGTTGGGCACTAAGAGATTATTCTAAAACTAATCCAGAATGGGTAGGTGACTTTATTGATGGAAATTATAATCATTTGGCCAAGTTAAGTATTACGGAAGGTAGTAAATATTTAAAAAAAAACGATCTTTAG
- the celB gene encoding PTS cellobiose transporter subunit IIC, giving the protein MADSNSASFKDRMAAAAGKFAGSRFVRAIMDAGYSVISFSIIGAIFLILTILPQAFPIPGFAAFYANTLGRFTNLFQVVYNSTMGILALVFAGTFAYSYTNIYRQEEKLDLVPMNALLMFLMAFFITVPELVWKNGSIQFVTILTKAKMVAGGYEASTGGITRIASVGIFTGLVVAWLTVQIYRYTVKHNWRIKMPASVPAGVSNSFSALIPGFCVAVVVAVIELILVTMGTDIFQVLYIPFSFISNIADTWWGFLIIIFLIHFLWWFGIHGATIMSSFYTPIVLANMAANVKGATHFFAGDPMNAFVIIGGSGATLGMAIWLAFGSRSAQLKEIGKVELVPAIFNINEPILFGLPIVYNINLLVPFICAPLASGIVGYLAVTSHLVPKIIVQQPWPTPVGLSGFIATASWQGAVLSIVCAIVAFLVWFPFIKHYDNVLLKQEKADAAKN; this is encoded by the coding sequence ATGGCTGATTCAAACTCTGCATCTTTCAAAGATAGAATGGCTGCGGCTGCTGGTAAGTTCGCAGGCTCTCGCTTTGTTAGAGCTATCATGGACGCTGGTTATAGCGTTATTTCATTTTCAATTATCGGGGCAATCTTCTTAATTTTGACTATTTTGCCTCAAGCATTTCCAATTCCCGGGTTTGCTGCATTTTATGCTAATACCTTGGGTCGTTTTACTAACTTGTTCCAAGTTGTTTACAACTCAACTATGGGTATTTTAGCTTTGGTATTTGCCGGTACTTTTGCATATTCATACACGAATATCTACCGTCAAGAAGAAAAGCTGGACTTAGTTCCAATGAACGCTTTATTGATGTTCTTAATGGCTTTCTTCATCACTGTACCAGAGCTTGTTTGGAAGAATGGTTCAATTCAATTCGTAACTATTCTTACCAAGGCTAAGATGGTTGCTGGTGGTTACGAAGCTTCAACTGGTGGTATCACTAGAATTGCTTCTGTAGGTATCTTCACCGGTTTGGTAGTTGCTTGGTTAACGGTTCAAATTTACCGTTACACTGTAAAGCACAACTGGAGAATTAAGATGCCAGCATCTGTTCCAGCTGGTGTTTCAAACTCATTCAGTGCTTTGATTCCAGGCTTCTGTGTTGCTGTAGTAGTTGCTGTTATTGAATTGATTTTGGTAACTATGGGAACTGATATCTTCCAAGTTCTTTACATTCCATTCTCATTCATTAGTAACATTGCTGATACTTGGTGGGGCTTCCTCATCATTATCTTCTTGATCCACTTCTTATGGTGGTTCGGTATCCACGGTGCCACAATTATGAGTTCATTCTATACTCCAATTGTTTTGGCTAACATGGCTGCTAACGTAAAGGGTGCAACTCACTTCTTTGCTGGTGACCCAATGAACGCATTCGTAATTATCGGTGGTTCAGGTGCTACCTTAGGTATGGCTATTTGGTTAGCCTTTGGTTCACGTTCAGCTCAATTGAAGGAAATTGGTAAGGTTGAATTAGTTCCAGCTATCTTCAATATTAACGAACCTATCTTGTTCGGTTTACCAATTGTTTATAACATTAACTTGTTAGTTCCATTCATCTGTGCTCCACTTGCTTCAGGTATTGTTGGTTACCTCGCTGTAACTTCACACCTTGTTCCTAAGATCATTGTGCAACAACCATGGCCAACTCCAGTTGGTTTAAGTGGTTTCATTGCTACTGCTAGCTGGCAAGGCGCAGTTCTTTCAATCGTTTGTGCCATCGTCGCATTCTTAGTATGGTTCCCATTCATTAAGCACTACGACAATGTTCTTCTTAAGCAAGAAAAAGCAGACGCTGCTAAGAACTAA
- a CDS encoding IS30 family transposase produces the protein MDSLHSIMPKHQKGKHLSFEQRVVIQTRIKDGFSLRAIARELDCSPSTISYEVKRGTVLLYHGKQKRYKAQQGDKAYQIHRKNCGRKSDFLKKSDFIKYVNKHFCEDGWSLDVCANRCLALGEFSRDQVVCTRTLYNYVDQCLMGMRNSDLPEKLKRNTKIHRIRKNKKKLGRSIEERPKEINDRKEFGHWECDLVLGHKTKDDQVLLTLSERMSREFLILRIPDKTAASVMTAFQALRKQYSEHWNDIFKTITTDNGSEFADLSNLETVSKTLVYYAHPYTSCDKGTVERHNGLIRRFIPKGDYINNYSLQDIINIETWCNSLPRKILAYHTPDEIFEKELDHIYQAV, from the coding sequence ATGGACTCTTTACATTCTATCATGCCTAAGCACCAAAAGGGAAAGCATTTATCATTTGAGCAACGGGTTGTTATTCAAACCCGTATTAAAGACGGTTTCTCTCTTAGGGCTATTGCTCGTGAGCTTGATTGCTCTCCTTCTACTATCAGTTATGAGGTTAAACGTGGTACTGTTTTGCTTTATCATGGTAAGCAAAAACGCTATAAGGCACAACAAGGTGATAAAGCTTACCAAATACATCGTAAGAATTGCGGTCGTAAATCAGATTTCTTAAAGAAATCTGACTTTATCAAATACGTTAATAAGCATTTCTGCGAAGATGGCTGGTCTCTTGATGTATGTGCCAATCGCTGCTTAGCTTTAGGAGAATTTTCTCGTGATCAGGTAGTTTGCACTAGAACCTTGTACAACTATGTAGATCAATGCTTAATGGGTATGAGAAATTCTGATTTGCCAGAAAAGTTAAAGCGCAATACTAAAATACATCGCATTCGTAAAAATAAGAAAAAGCTTGGCCGAAGTATTGAAGAACGTCCCAAGGAGATCAATGATCGTAAGGAATTTGGCCACTGGGAATGCGATTTAGTCTTAGGACATAAAACTAAGGATGATCAAGTACTGCTAACTTTGTCTGAACGAATGAGCCGTGAATTTTTAATCTTGCGTATTCCTGATAAGACAGCCGCCAGTGTGATGACTGCTTTTCAGGCTCTGCGCAAACAGTATAGTGAACATTGGAATGACATCTTTAAGACAATTACAACTGATAATGGATCAGAGTTTGCGGATTTATCCAATCTGGAGACAGTTTCAAAAACCCTGGTTTACTATGCTCATCCATATACTTCTTGTGATAAAGGCACTGTTGAAAGACACAATGGCCTTATTCGCAGATTTATTCCCAAAGGTGATTACATCAATAACTATTCTCTTCAAGATATCATTAATATTGAAACCTGGTGCAATTCGCTACCAAGAAAGATCTTGGCATATCATACTCCAGATGAAATCTTTGAGAAAGAATTAGATCATATCTATCAAGCAGTATAA
- a CDS encoding GntR family transcriptional regulator, which produces MAKAKYLEVADELKKRIENDVYSRQEPLPDQEAFAEEFNVSRLTVKKAFDGLERQGLVYKQSGLGTFVSGDIPIKSALDSPANAFTGLRNLLGKKNIKSQVLHFSVEFPDEQMQKNLELKKNEPIYNIVRLRLYDDKPYIIEHTYMPIKLVPDLDEKILHASIYDYIHKKLKLKFGHAYRKIRAAKPSEYDKKYLGAKDDDPMLELEQIIWLTNGQPIEYSVNRNRYDTRDYVLLDNNRF; this is translated from the coding sequence ATGGCAAAGGCAAAATATTTAGAGGTCGCAGACGAATTAAAGAAAAGAATTGAAAACGACGTTTATAGTAGGCAAGAGCCCCTTCCCGATCAAGAGGCCTTTGCCGAAGAATTTAACGTCAGCAGACTAACTGTTAAGAAAGCTTTTGATGGCTTAGAGAGACAAGGTCTAGTTTATAAGCAATCAGGACTGGGAACTTTCGTTTCTGGAGACATTCCAATTAAATCAGCTCTAGACTCTCCTGCCAATGCATTTACAGGCTTAAGAAACTTATTAGGGAAAAAGAATATTAAAAGTCAGGTCTTACACTTCTCTGTAGAATTCCCAGACGAGCAAATGCAAAAGAATCTCGAGCTTAAAAAGAATGAGCCTATCTATAATATCGTTCGTTTAAGACTTTATGATGATAAACCATATATCATTGAGCATACTTATATGCCAATTAAATTAGTCCCTGACTTAGACGAAAAGATTTTACATGCATCAATCTATGACTACATTCATAAGAAATTAAAATTAAAATTTGGTCACGCTTATCGTAAAATCCGCGCAGCTAAGCCTAGCGAATATGATAAGAAATATTTGGGTGCCAAAGATGATGATCCAATGCTGGAATTGGAACAGATCATTTGGCTCACTAACGGTCAACCAATTGAATATTCAGTCAACCGTAATCGTTATGATACACGTGACTACGTTTTATTAGACAACAATAGATTTTAG